The Apodemus sylvaticus chromosome 5, mApoSyl1.1, whole genome shotgun sequence genome has a segment encoding these proteins:
- the Fibin gene encoding fin bud initiation factor homolog: MVFLKLIWMGFFCHLCRGYFDGPLYPEMSNGTLHHYFVPDGDYEENDDPEKCQLLFRVSDRRRCSQGEGGQGSSLLSLTLREEFTVLGRQVEDAGRVLEGISKSISYDLDGEESYGKYLRRESHQIGDAYSNSDKSLTELESKFKQGQEQDSRQESRLNEDFLGMLVHTRSLLKETLAISVGLRDKYELLAHTIRSHGTRLGRLKNDYLEGGGQKTG; encoded by the coding sequence ATGGTGTTCCTGAAGTTGATCTGGATGGGTTTCTTCTGCCACCTGTGTCGAGGTTACTTTGACGGCCCCTTGTACCCAGAAATGTCCAATGGGACTCTGCATCATTACTTCGTGCCTGATGGAGACTACGAGGAGAATGATGACCCTGAGAAATGCCAGCTGCTCTTTAGGGTGAGTGATCGCCGGCGCTGCTCCCAGGGAGAAGGGGGCCAAGGCAGTAGCTTGCTGAGCCTCACTCTTCGAGAGGAGTTCACGGTACTGGGCCGCCAGGTGGAAGATGCTGGGCGCGTCCTGGAGGGCATCAGCAAAAGCATTTCCTACGACCTGGATGGGGAAGAGAGCTATGGCAAGTACCTGAGGCGGGAGTCCCACCAGATCGGAGATGCCTACTCCAACTCCGACAAGTCCCTCACTGAGCTGGAAAGCAAGTTCAAGCAGGGCCAGGAGCAGGATAGCCGGCAGGAAAGCAGACTCAATGAGGACTTCCTGGGCATGTTGGTCCACACCAGGTCCTTGCTGAAGGAGACACTAGCCATCTCTGTGGGGCTCAGAGACAAATATGAGCTTCTGGCACATACCATCAGAAGCCATGGGACCCGCTTAGGTCGACTGAAAAACGACTATCTGGAGGGTGGGGGACAGAAGACAGGCTAA